A genomic region of Cannabis sativa cultivar Pink pepper isolate KNU-18-1 chromosome 1, ASM2916894v1, whole genome shotgun sequence contains the following coding sequences:
- the LOC115708124 gene encoding wax ester synthase/diacylglycerol acyltransferase 11, with amino-acid sequence MDIQSYCDEGLRLRPLKTKFNMDHHEDDQIMKMKGEGGDDHDHDQDQDQDQPLSPAGQLFHEPNFNVHILAMMGCKTKIDIGVVKANLPHTLLKHPRFCSLPVKDEKLKGGEMKWVRTEVDLEKHVISPEEVDLSSISPDKYVEDYIHNLTKSSVDKSRPLWDLHILNVKTTEAEAVGIFRVHHSIGDGISLMSLLLACTRQISDPEALPTLPTAKNNNNNNAVHHHYKSFGFFTAKYLMSLVLRVWWVLNLFWNTFWDVLKFMGTALLLIKDSKTPIKGPPGSQNNPRRIVYKIVSLDDMKLIKNAMNTTINDVALGATQAGLSKYLNRRYGILNKNDVGETEKKNNLPKKIRLRSILFINIRPSPGIQALADMMEKNTKAKWGNSFAYVLLPFTIGLRDDPLDYVREAKSTIDRKKHSLEAYFTFSIIGLVFKFFGIMSASALFERLFSSTTMAFSNVVGPLEEIGFYGHPMAYLAANSYGQANELVVCIQSYVNKMSVSVAVDENTIPDPHQLCDDIAQSLTLIKDIVKQN; translated from the exons ATGGATATTCAGTCATATTGTGATGAAGGTCTGAGATTGAGGCCtcttaaaacaaaatttaatatggATCATCATGAAGATGATCAAATCATGAAGATGAAGGGAGAAGGAGGTGatgatcatgatcatgatcAAGATCAAGATCAAGATCAGCCATTGAGTCCAGCAGGTCAACTGTTCCATGAACCAAACTTTAATGTTCATATTTTAGCAATGATGGGCTGCAAAACCAAGATTGACATTGGTGTTGTTAAAGCCAATTTGCCCCACACTTTGCTCAAACACCCTCGCTTCTGTAGTTTGCCT GTTAAGGATGAGAAACTTAAGGGTGGTGAAATGAAATGGGTGAGAACAGAAGTTGATTTGGAGAAGCACGTGATAAGTCCTGAAGAAGTTGATTTATCATCAATTAGCCCAGATAAGTATGTGGAAGATTACATTCATAACCTCACAAAAAGCAGTGTTGACAAATCAAGGCCTCTATGGGATCTCCACATTCTGAATGTGAAGACCACAGAGGCAGAGGCTGTAGGAATTTTCAGAGTTCATCACTCAATTGGAGATGGTATATCTCTCATGTCTCTCTTACTAGCTTGTACACGCCAAATCTCAGATCCCGAGGCTTTGCCAACTCTTCCCAcagctaaaaataataataataataatgcagtTCATCATCACTATAAGAGCTTTGGGTTTTTCACTGCAAAGTACTTAATGAGCTTAGTACTTAGGGTTTGGTGGGTGTTGAATTTGTTTTGGAATACGTTTTGGGATGTTTTGAAGTTTATGGGGACAGCTTTGTTGTTGATTAAAGATAGCAAGACTCCTATAAAAGGTCCACCTGGGAGTCAGAATAATCCTCGTCGAATTGTCTACAAAATTGTTAGTTTGGATGATATGAAATTGATCAAGAATGCAATGAACACG ACCATAAATGATGTTGCCTTGGGAGCCACCCAAGCTGGTTTATCAAAATATCTCAATAGAAGATATG GTATATTGAATAAGAATGATGTGGGGGAAACCGAGAAGAAAAACAATCTTCCAAAGAAAATTCGGTTAAGATCAATTTTATTCATCAACATTAGACCATCCCCAGGAATTCAG GCATTAGCAGATATGATGGAGAAAAACACAAAAGCAAAATGGGGAAATTCATTTGCATATGTTCTCCTTCCCTTCACTATAGGTTTAAGGGATGACCCATTAGACTATGTTCGAGAAGCCAAATCAACCATTGATCGAAAGAAGCATTCTCTTGAAGCTTATTTTACTTTCTCTATCATTGGAttagttttcaagttttttGGCATCATG tCAGCTAGTGCCCTTTTCGAAAGACTATTCAGTAGCACAACCATGGCCTTTTCGAACGTAGTCGGACCACTTGAGGAAATTGGTTTCTATGGTCATCCAATGGCTTACCTGGCTGCAAATTCTTACGGCCAAGCAAAT GAGTTGGTTGTGTGCATTCAAAGTTACGTGAACAAGATGAGTGTAAGTGTAGCAGTGGATGAAAACACCATTCCTGATCCACATCAGCTATGCGATGACATTGCTCAATCACTTACACTTATTAAGGATATtgtcaaacaaaattaa